The window AATGGCACACTCTTTGGGTAGTGTAatttcatatgatattataaccgGATGGGAACCATTTgtgagtaatattaaatatttgttcttgtctacatatttaatattataacatatttcattgattCTAGATTAAACGGAGTGACAGTAGTCcaagaatacatttaaattttgaggtatgttatattatattattataattaagataaataattgtaaatattgcatcattgtatataaattgttaatcttctgtattaatatttagttggaGAATTTCTTCTGCTTGGGTTCACCATTGTCAGTGTTTTTGGCATTACgtcaaaatgaaatattcaaaGAAAACTTAAACTTGTTCCCAATGTGGTTGgccaaaaaagtatataatatttaccatccTACAGATCCTGTTGCTTACAGgtacactttatttataatattagttattgaatTATGTACTCGTATATTTGACATTTGTGAGAGTgagaatgtttaatattttattatctcagGTTTGAACCATTAGTTGCAAAAGATTATTGTCGCTATAAACCTGTTGGTATTCAGGCCTATGGTATCAAATGTGATTACTCTGAAGTTCCTTTAGAACTAATTGGAAACATAGATACTAGCTTTGAAGAGACTAATGGAACTGAAGCTAAAGCCCCAgatgtaaaaaaagaaaatgaaacaTTCAGTCGTAGAATAAGTACTTGGCTTAATATGTCAAGCAGCAATGATAGTAAAGCCAATAGTTCAAATCAGTTTGAAGTTAATACCTGTCCACTATCAAGAAATAGTACTCCAGTTGAaagtatgttatttatttatttttttatatttactatgaatcaatataataatatctaatgtgaaatattaaatattatgtctagATTTGAATCACCGGTTAGATTATATATTGAGAGATAGTATCGGAGGATCGGCCAGTAATTATTTGTCAATGTTGTATACACATACGTCATATTGGTCAAACTACGACGTAGCATATTTCATTTACACTAGGTTATTCCCCGAACTAGATAAGACAATGGAAGATTTTCTAAAACCTGAAGAGAAAATCCCCAATTTTGACTTACAATTAGAACAAGGTAACAGttctaaagtaaaaaaaaattgacctcaGCTGTTCACAATGTTTATAATGCTCAATTTTTtaaacctaaatataatatacattatatgaataagagtaaaataagaaaaaaaaatatttgtttactgtTTCAAATCTTTAAAGGTATTGAAGTGACTGAAGATTTGAAACATTCTACAAGCAAATTATGAATTAAGCAAATTTCTGAAGCAAATTATCAGTaacatctaaaaaaatattgcccATGTCATTTAAGTctgcaacatttttatttatttatactaaacaattcattgttgtattttatattatgttaacctGAAAATAGTTAACACCAAATATGTTCAATGCCCaatggttaatattttaatattttataatttattgagtcTTATGATACTATACAGGGtaaattttcattacatttctcgacaacagtaatttattatccggtatcttatttttatcaataaatacctTGTTCTCATTTCGTTTTcacatatatcatattttaaatttgttctatttatattttgatataaatatacttcACTATTCTTTATGTTATTTCAaggtataagaaaatataactcAATCTCAGATgtgatattaattactaaagaatataatattatattctactgaaaataaactaaaaattaaatgttttttgtgtagtaatagttttatacttactattaaaatgtaatgtaatgatTGATGCATGTACACCTAAATTAGTGTATCACAGTGAtttgacattttagattctgagtggaacgatgaatgtattgattttacaatgatgtgtgtttttttatttttttatttttttatttatttttttatttttttttttattttttttgtgtctgtgtacacgataagtagtcgaaataatgctacgattttcaacttcagtatcttgttcgatcagaaagtgaatatcgttggtgcattggggaggtcaaaatttaaatttcccagtggttttcaaaagcgccgggaaaaacaaaagaaaaattaaggaaaaacgggaatttttacgcaaaatctgttttcgagaaaatcgattttggtttttggtgtaactttaaaaaaaatgaccgtggatgcatgaaattttgactgaatgtttacatttccattttctatacacgataaaattttcaaaatattttgacttattttgagctctttacggacattgtcagttttcatttttttttagttttttttctaaaaatatcaataaaattttatttgttggataaaaaagcttgaaaatttaatagaaggctcctagtatattgtttcaaaggcagatgaaaaatattaaaaatcgttagtcacagtttttttttataagcatttaaagttcaaaaaatgacaaaatatggaaaaatcacgaaaatttgcaaattatttcgagttataaattcataaaaatttttctttttaaatctaagatataaaaatgtaatacaagattccttataatataaatattatgtacctttatcaaacaaaaaatatctataagaaactcaaattaaatttttatgggcgtttgaaattcatatttttacaacatttgatattcactcgatttcttacgtaacaattttcttattttgttgtaattaaaaaacgagtgactgtagaaacttgaaaatttcactgaatgttaatattagcattttatatatacgataaaatttttaaaataatttgactctttttgagctatttacggacattgtaagttttcaatttttttagttttttttttctataaatatcaataaagttttatctgttgggccaaaaagtgtataaatttaatacaaagctcctgatatattgttacaatatcagttgaaaaatattaaaaatacataggcacaatttttttttataagcatttaaagatcaaatttggacaaaatttatcaaattttaatttgaaaaattattttgtagttaaaaatttataaaatgttcaatttttgtatctaagaattgaaaatttaaaacaagattccacgtaagtaattaatactgttaccaaaaaatctaaaaaatacatttacgcattTTGAATCCGGTTTTAGTCTTATTCGATTCATAGTTGCAggtgtatatatcatattatataatatataataaaatatacacacacatgaGTGTTATGTGTAGATTGTAGACGCATAATTCGCAACACACCAAATCTTGTTCTTCTAATCTTTTTCCAACACCTATAATAGAATTCCCAAAAATCCCAACAAACTGtacgaatttaaaatgtctaaatttatttgattaaaacgtAATCCTTTATAAAAAGCAATATGTAGTATGAATGTTTTAATACtttactattcaaaataatgaataaattatcaaaatatgattgTTATAAAATAGCTATGTTTACTAATACTGTAAGATCCACAGGTTAGGTATTTTACTTAACTTTTGTAAgcacattgtatatatttctatgaacaaataaaaagtaataggtgtgttatgttatactatatgtctcagttaaaacttaaaacggTACCTGTTTttgtcgtttatattatatttcttagaaatcaatataatcaccatttgaattacaatatcatacacatataccattttatacattaaagtaTATACTTTTTCGCTCAGTAAGGTATTAAAtcatacatactacatattattacatattaattataaaggaTTACATTTTGACCTAATAAATTTaggaatttcaaatttgtacagttttttgagatttttgagaatcctattatagttattggaAAAGTATAAGAAGAACAAGATTTGGGGTTTTGTGAATAATGCGGCTACAATCTACAGAACACtcatgtgtgtgtatataaatatattatagacctgTAACTTTAAATCGAATATGACTAAGATCGGATTCAAAATGTTCGATTTTATGGTTTACAATGAAGCTGCAGATAACAACTAGGTATATCTGTCTGTAGAGTTatactacaatactacataatactatagCAATTTGTTGTTAGGCATACGTGATACtcaaaagtgtataatatattctaagcGTAAGGGCTTGGGATTGAATAtgaattcaaaacaaatattatgaaatactctACGACAACCTCGGTGGTTTTAATCCAGCTGAAGgaatttacagaaaaataacgctattttctaacataattttatcttaattcACATTTCTCTATAGGCTATTACCTCCTTtctgttattttagattctgagtggaacgatgaatgtattgattttacaatgatgtgtgtttttttatttttttattttttttttattttttttgtgtctgtgtacacgataagtagtcgaaataatgctacgattttcaacttcagtatcttgttcgatcagaaagtgaatatcgttggtgcattggggaggtcaaaatttaaatttcccagtagttttcaaaagcgccgggaaaaacaaaagaaaaattaaggaaaaacgggaatttttactgtactattttacattttatgatttttttagctGCAGGATACAAACTGATCAGGTCATACAAAACTGATGCCAATGAAAAGGACAAACTGAACGATATAACTCATCTCGTATTTGTGATTCATGGAATTGGtcataaaatagataataaaaaaataataaaaaatacttcacAGTAAGTTTACTTTGCAATATTAcccaatatgaaataattatcatgtgtttattgtttaatattttaatattgctattatgtttaatttagatTTCGCGATTGCGTTAAATGgatcaaacataaatatttccAAGGTACTGAACAGAGGGCAGAGTTTTTTCCTGTGGACTGGAGATCACAGTGTAGTTTTGACGGaggtaatatatttcaaataataaaaacaatgaaatattatacagtattattatcttttatatttcttttgaaCGCAGGGTTAGTTGAACAGATAACaccattaaatttgaaaaaaatacggcaaatattaaattcatcagCTATGGATATCATGTACTACACTTCTCCTATATATGGTCGGGAAATACAAAACAGTTTGGCAAACGAGCTGAATAGGCTACATTCAGAATTTGTAGAACGGCACCCACACCATGACTTCAAAGTGTCAATAATGGCACACTCTTTGGGTAGTGTAatttcatatgatattataaccgGATGGGAACCATTTgtgagtaatattaaatatttgttcttgtctacatatttaatattataacatatttcattgattCTAGATTAAACGGAGTGACAGTAGTCcaagaatacatttaaattttgaggtatgttatattatattattataattaagataaataattgtaaatattgcatcattgtatataaattgttaatcttctgtattaatatttagttggaGAATTTCTTCTGCTTGGGTTCACCATTGTCAGTGTTTTTGGCATTACgtcaaaatgaaatattcaaaGAAAACTTAAACTTGTTCCCAATGTGGTTGgccaaaaaagtatataatatttaccatccTACAGATCCTGTTGCTTACAGgtacactttatttataatattagttattgaatTATGTACTCGTATATTTGACATTTGTGAGAGTgagaatgtttaatattttattatctcagGTTTGAACCATTAGTTGCAAAAGATTATTGTCGCTATAAACCTGTTGGTATTCAGGCCCATGGTATCAAATGTGATTACTCTGAAGTTCCTTTAGAACTAATTGGAAACATAGATACTAGCTTTGAAGAGACTAATGAAACGTTCATTCGTAGAATTCGTAGAATAAGTACTTggcttaataatatgttaagcaGCAATGATAGTAAAGCCAATAGTTCAAATCAGTTTGAAATTAATACCTGTCCACTATCAAGAAATAGTACTCCAGTTGAaagtatgttatttatttatttttttatatttactatgaatcaatataataatatctaatgtgaaatattaaatattatgtctagATTTGAATCACCGGTTAGATTATATATTGAGAGATAGTATCGGAGGATCGGCCAGTAATTATTTGTCAATGTTGTATACACATACGTCATATTGGTCAAACTACGACGTAGCATATTTCATTTACACTAGGTAATTCCCCGAACTAGATAAGACAATGGAAGATTTTCTAAAACCTGAAGAGAAAATCCCCAATTTTGACAAGAACAAGGTAACAGttctaaagtaaaaaaaaattgacctcaGCTGTTCACAATGTTTATAATGCTCAATTTTTtaaacctaaatataatatacattatatgaataagagtaaaataagaaaaaaaaatatttgtttactgtTTCAAATCTTTAAAGGTATTGAAGTGACTGAAGATTTGAAACATTCTAcaatcaaattatgaattaagcAAATTTCTGAAGCAAATTATCAGTaacatctaaaaaaatattgcccATGTCATTTAAG of the Acyrthosiphon pisum isolate AL4f unplaced genomic scaffold, pea_aphid_22Mar2018_4r6ur Scaffold_21041;HRSCAF=22866, whole genome shotgun sequence genome contains:
- the LOC103309374 gene encoding phospholipase DDHD1 isoform X1 — protein: MDIMYYTSPIYGREIQNSLANELNRLHSEFVERHPHHDFKVSIMAHSLGSVISYDIITGWEPFIKRSDSSPRIHLNFELENFFCLGSPLSVFLALRQNEIFKENLNLFPMWLAKKVYNIYHPTDPVAYRFEPLVAKDYCRYKPVGIQAYGIKCDYSEVPLELIGNIDTSFEETNGTEAKAPDVKKENETFSRRISTWLNMSSSNDSKANSSNQFEVNTCPLSRNSTPVENLNHRLDYILRDSIGGSASNYLSMLYTHTSYWSNYDVAYFIYTRLFPELDKTMEDFLKPEEKIPNFDLQLEQGIEVTEDLKHSTSKL
- the LOC103309374 gene encoding phospholipase DDHD1 isoform X2, whose protein sequence is MDIMYYTSPIYGREIQNSLANELNRLHSEFVERHPHHDFKVSIMAHSLGSVISYDIITGWEPFIKRSDSSPRIHLNFELENFFCLGSPLSVFLALRQNEIFKENLNLFPMWLAKKVYNIYHPTDPVAYRFEPLVAKDYCRYKPVGIQAYGIKCDYSEVPLELIGNIDTSFEETNGTEAKAPDVKKENETFSRRISTWLNMSSSNDSKANSSNQFEVNTCPLSRNSTPVENLNHRLDYILRDSIGGSASNYLSMLYTHTSYWSNYDVAYFIYTRLFPELDKTMEDFLKPEEKIPNFDLQLEQDL
- the LOC107882143 gene encoding phospholipase DDHD1-like produces the protein MIFLAAGYKLIRSYKTDANEKDKLNDITHLVFVIHGIGHKIDNKKIIKNTSQFRDCVKWIKHKYFQGTEQRAEFFPVDWRSQCSFDGGLVEQITPLNLKKIRQILNSSAMDIMYYTSPIYGREIQNSLANELNRLHSEFVERHPHHDFKVSIMAHSLGSVISYDIITGWEPFIKRSDSSPRIHLNFELENFFCLGSPLSVFLALRQNEIFKENLNLFPMWLAKKVYNIYHPTDPVAYRFEPLVAKDYCRYKPVGIQAHGIKCDYSEVPLELIGNIDTSFEETNETFIRRIRRISTWLNNMLSSNDSKANSSNQFEINTCPLSRNSTPVENLNHRLDYILRDSIGGSASNYLSMLYTHTSYWSNYDVAYFIYTR